GAAAATGGTTTCATTCCTTATCTGGGctgtgctttgcaatttggggCAAACCCTCTTCAGTTCCTTCGCAGCCGCCAGAAGAAGTATGGTCATATTTTCACCTGCAAGATAGCAGGCCAGTACATCCACTTcttgtgtgaccccttctcctACCATTCAGTCATCAGACAAGGAAGACACCTTGATTGGACAAAATTTCATTTTGCAACATCTGTTAAGGTGGAAAACGGTTCTAAGTATAAAGTGTTGAGAAATAAATGTCTTAAGCAAGAAAGACTTCAGTAATCCCCCTGATCTTCATTCTCCAGGCATTTGGTCATGACAGCTTTGACCCTCGTCATGGTTACACCACAGAAAACCTCCACCAAACATTTCTGAAGACCTTGCAGGGGGAAGCTCTGCCCTCCCTGATAGAAACTATGATGGGGCACCTGCAAGATGTCATGCTTAAGTCAGACACACTTAGTCCCAGTAAGGAACATTGGCAGGTGGATGGTATTTTTGCTTTCTGCTACAAGGTGGGTAGCAAAAGTATAGGGTGAGAACACTTAATTCAACAATTTCATCAttcaatggctttttttttagaGTTTGGGCAAGGTGTTTTTAAAGAATAAGAGTTGTGCTTAAACGGAAACATTTTAGGCTGTCCTGACATGGTTCTTTCTGTCTTGGTGTTACCTAGGTAATGTTTGAAGCTGGCTACCTGACGTTGTTTGGTAAAGAGCTTGAAGAAGATAAGTATCACACCCGGCAGGCAGCACAAAAAGCCTTGGTCCTCAACACTTTGGAGAACTTTAAGGAGTTTGACAAGATTTTTCCAGCCCTTGTGGCTGGCTTGCCCATCCATGTCTTCAAAAGTGCCTACAGTGCCAGAGAGGTTAGTGCTCGGTATTCAATGTTGCCATACCCAAATATTAAGTCCTAACAACTTTGTCATCCAGTTAAGTTTAACTTATATGCTGTTTAATATGCAGAACCTAGCAAAGACCATGCATGCTGAAAACTTGTCCAAGAGGCACAACATGTCTGATCTGATCTCTATGAGGATGATACTGAATGACTCCTTATCTACGTTCAATGACGTGAGCAAAGCTAGAACCCATGTTGCTCTGCTCTGGGCTTCACAGGCTAACACACTGCCTGCTACGTTCTGGAGTCTATTTTACATGATAAGGTGGGAAGATGGCTCCCTTCTTTAGAGTTCAGAACATTTGATGAACAGATTAATACAGTTGCCATTATGCTTTGCTGTAATACAGATAAGACATTTGATTTAACTACTGTTAAATTCTAAGCCTTTCTCTAGCAACCAATAATGTAACATTGACCAGCAACTTAAAACTTGCCAATAATgttattaattcaattcaatttatttatatagcaccaattcacaacacatgttgtctcaaggcacttcacaaaagtaaggcacatacattccaattagtcctaaccattgaacagtgcagtcatattcagttatttatttaaattgaataaaacgtttttctatctaaggaaacccagcagattgcattgattCAGatatttgtagcattcactcctcctggattagcatgtagagacaatggacagtcactggtgttgactttgcagcaatacctcatactgaacatgcatgtagcgacagtggagaggaaaaactcccttttaacaggaagaaacctccagcagaaccagaaccagaaccaggctcagtgtgagcggccatctgccacgaccgactgggttttgagagaacagagcagagacacaaagagaacaaagaagcactgatagaggagtactttctatgggaaggaaaagtaaatgttaatgtgttaatggatgtagctcctttagtcgtttcatctagaaagaaagaacagataaactttgaaccagttttcaaggatagagtctgaaagagagcacatatattTAGttgcagtaaaagctcagtcaattgccatatctaggagagagaaagggttagaCACTGAAAGActgggccaagtggatcatctgtagaaggtgagcattaagttgttgccagcagagtCAGGTCAGGtggagagagaacataaagttaaaaactgaaataacggcaaataatgcaaaattggagagtagtgtgagaatgtagtgaagagggtgaaagtggtcattatgtcctccagcatcctaaacctatagcagcataactacagagatagttcatgtctttatatagcgcttatttacaacaatgtcgtctcaaggcactccacaaagggtccggaacggcgcGGGGCCACCGGGGAgcccagaccaaaccaccgagtacCGGAGCCCGGCCACctcagaacgggccacgtgtagggggcactaagtaaaataataaactgataaagtttgtccatctagagcccactgatgacCATTGttgtactaaaaaccacaaggattgggatacctctctctgtcaaactgtcagattgaccataaccattggaaaagagaaagggtcatacaggtaacagaaatggagggtgtgtttgcacctcaaccataattaagcgggtttaggctaaacctaaCTCCCCCTTACTCAATATTACTTTGgccattttaaaatttaatagagctaataataataacctcCCAACAATGAATGCAATGAAGTGTTTGAGCCAATAATGTAATGACATTTTGCCCGTAATCCACATACATAGGTTACATACTGTTTTTTATGCAATTGCAAAGAAattctttgaaaatgtattaactGCAACTGATAGTTAGTACAGCTGCAGTTAACACATAATGCTTTTTGATTCTTGgaattaaatgattttttttttgctgtttttgtgctGTTCGCTCATTAGAGCTAGGCTAGGTATATTAGATGGCATAGtccttattttcatttaatgacACAAGGGTGTACTATGCAGTACCCTTTCTCATATAATGGTTGGAACTGATTTGAGAATAGTATATTGTACAAAATATCTGTAGAATACTGCTTATTTGCTGTGATATGTGAAATGATATTTTCATGCATAGGTAAACATTTAACTTATAAGTATGAGGTACAATTGGTAGTTATATCACCTAGTGGAATGGGCAAGAATTCGGGAAGACAACAGTGGTCATATGACACATGTGTTAAAACAGTTATTTAATTTTCAAAGTATCATTTTATTCTATTACAATTACATTATAACCATCTGATAACATAACTTATTACACAATTAGAAATTATGCTATTGCATGTGTGCATATacaaaatggttaaaatattactgtactgGCATGTATTGCTTTACATGTGTAGCTAAAATCTGTTTAGAAACCCAACTCTCGCTAACATTGTATTGAAAgctttttttacttgtttgttaaaaaataagaatttgtCATGGGATAGTGGCAACAATAGGTaaagaaatacaacaaaaataattttataccTGTGTCCAGGAGTCCAGACGCTATGAAAGCAGCTCAAAAAGAAGTGCAGAACGTTCTGAAAGATTTGAGTTTAATAGTAGACCCCAATGAGCCCATGCTAAATCTGACCAGAGACCAGCTGGACAATATGCCTGTTTTGGGTAAGATTAGTGAAATCTAAATTCTGTTTCTATAAAATGATTGTAAACTCtaacaaagaaaattaaattcTGGAATATTTTTACTGTTCCATTCATTTAAGCAGGGTTGTAAATATTGAATAGTGTATGTTTTTCATGTATGGATTAATTATAGACAGCATTGTGAAAGAAGCCATGCGGCTTTCCAGTGCCTCTTTGAATATTCGGGTTGCCAAAGAGGACTTCCTGCTTCACCTTGACAACCAAGAAGCTTACCGTATTAGGAAAGATGATGTCATAGCCCTGTATCCACCCATGCTGCACTATGATCCAGAAATCTATGAGGATCCCTAT
This genomic interval from Girardinichthys multiradiatus isolate DD_20200921_A chromosome 6, DD_fGirMul_XY1, whole genome shotgun sequence contains the following:
- the LOC124869527 gene encoding cytochrome P450 7A1; this encodes MMISIALIWGVVVGFCCLLWLALGIRHRQAGEPVIENGFIPYLGCALQFGANPLQFLRSRQKKYGHIFTCKIAGQYIHFLCDPFSYHSVIRQGRHLDWTKFHFATSVKAFGHDSFDPRHGYTTENLHQTFLKTLQGEALPSLIETMMGHLQDVMLKSDTLSPSKEHWQVDGIFAFCYKVMFEAGYLTLFGKELEEDKYHTRQAAQKALVLNTLENFKEFDKIFPALVAGLPIHVFKSAYSARENLAKTMHAENLSKRHNMSDLISMRMILNDSLSTFNDVSKARTHVALLWASQANTLPATFWSLFYMIRSPDAMKAAQKEVQNVLKDLSLIVDPNEPMLNLTRDQLDNMPVLDSIVKEAMRLSSASLNIRVAKEDFLLHLDNQEAYRIRKDDVIALYPPMLHYDPEIYEDPYEYKFDRFLNEKGQEKTTFYRNGRRLHYFYMPFGSGVTKCPGRFFAVYEIKQFLTLMLSYFDMELLESAIRVPPLDQSRAGLGILQPTYDVDFRYKRKQNH